A single genomic interval of Agromyces cerinus harbors:
- a CDS encoding glycosyltransferase family 2 protein, with translation MGTISVIIPSLNDADFLAACLVALATQTRHPDEIIVVDNGSTDATTEVALAAGARVVHEPLRGIWPATAAGFDAASGDLLARLDADSVPAPDWIAEIERRMAGSDHPAVVTNGGVFYGRNAVVRWIARNIYIGGYFTVIGALLGHPPIFGSNYAMRADAWTRLRDLVHRDRADVHDDLDLAWWMQPGMTVVRDRRMLVGVSARPFDSFDGLARRVRMAFHTMSVESREWPPLTRRAERRRAPVWVWEASGLPADPDGAVAAETDGEEPLPA, from the coding sequence ATGGGCACGATTTCGGTCATCATTCCGAGCTTGAACGATGCGGACTTCCTCGCCGCATGCCTCGTTGCGCTCGCGACCCAGACCCGGCACCCCGACGAGATCATCGTCGTCGACAACGGCTCGACGGATGCCACCACCGAGGTCGCCCTCGCCGCCGGCGCACGCGTGGTGCACGAGCCGCTGCGCGGCATCTGGCCGGCGACGGCCGCCGGGTTCGACGCGGCATCCGGTGATCTGCTCGCCCGACTCGACGCCGACTCGGTCCCCGCGCCCGACTGGATCGCCGAGATCGAGCGGCGCATGGCCGGATCGGATCACCCAGCCGTCGTCACGAACGGCGGCGTGTTCTACGGCCGCAACGCGGTCGTTCGTTGGATCGCCCGCAACATCTACATCGGCGGCTACTTCACGGTCATCGGCGCGTTGCTGGGGCATCCGCCCATCTTCGGCTCGAACTATGCGATGCGGGCCGACGCGTGGACCCGACTCCGCGACCTCGTGCACCGCGATCGCGCCGACGTGCACGACGACCTCGACCTCGCTTGGTGGATGCAGCCGGGCATGACCGTCGTGCGCGACCGCCGCATGCTGGTGGGCGTCTCGGCGCGCCCGTTCGACAGCTTCGACGGTCTCGCGCGGCGAGTGCGCATGGCGTTCCACACGATGTCGGTCGAGTCGCGCGAATGGCCGCCGCTCACCAGGCGCGCGGAACGACGTCGCGCGCCCGTCTGGGTGTGGGAGGCGAGCGGGCTGCCTGCCGATCCCGACGGGGCCGTCGCTGCCGAGACCGATGGCGAGGAACCGCTGCCCGCGTGA
- a CDS encoding alpha/beta fold hydrolase yields MPDLDWRVFPEGAEHSMFAAPSGSLARVALGPPAAPRIVLVPGATGSKEDFVLMMPLFAAAGYRVESFDLAGQYESWRAGPWNLDPARRRYDERLFLDDLLAVLDDGTAPAHVLGYSFAGTLAELALLERPDRFASLTLLSAPPEPGQTFRGVKRIGPISSFTSPHQGAALMLWGIRNNLNRVPPRRLEFVRERFALTRRESVDDIIALMMATPDLRADLTASMIPKLVAVGEHDLWPRELHERFAREIGAHLAVYPTGHSPCETAPHQLVRDMLALFAATDLTP; encoded by the coding sequence ATCCCCGATCTCGACTGGCGGGTCTTCCCCGAAGGGGCGGAGCACTCGATGTTCGCGGCGCCGAGCGGCTCGCTCGCTCGGGTCGCGCTGGGGCCGCCCGCCGCCCCGCGCATCGTGCTCGTGCCCGGAGCCACAGGGTCCAAAGAGGATTTCGTGCTCATGATGCCGCTGTTCGCCGCGGCCGGCTACCGGGTCGAGTCCTTCGACCTCGCCGGGCAGTACGAGTCGTGGCGCGCCGGGCCGTGGAACCTCGATCCGGCGCGCCGGCGCTACGACGAACGGCTCTTCCTCGACGACCTGCTGGCCGTGCTCGACGACGGCACGGCGCCCGCGCACGTGCTGGGATACAGCTTCGCCGGCACGCTCGCCGAACTCGCCCTGCTCGAGCGACCCGACCGGTTCGCGAGCCTCACGCTCCTCAGCGCCCCTCCCGAGCCGGGCCAGACGTTCCGCGGGGTCAAGCGCATCGGGCCGATCAGCTCGTTCACCTCGCCGCACCAGGGCGCGGCGCTCATGCTGTGGGGCATTCGCAACAACCTCAACCGGGTGCCGCCGCGCCGGCTCGAATTCGTGCGCGAGCGTTTCGCGCTCACGCGGCGCGAGAGCGTCGACGACATCATCGCGCTCATGATGGCGACGCCCGACCTGCGGGCGGATCTCACCGCGTCGATGATTCCGAAGCTCGTCGCGGTGGGGGAGCACGACCTCTGGCCGCGCGAACTCCATGAGCGGTTCGCTCGAGAGATCGGGGCGCATCTCGCCGTGTATCCGACCGGGCACAGCCCGTGCGAGACGGCGCCGCATCAGCTCGTACGCGACATGCTCGCCCTCTTCGCGGCGACCGACCTCACTCCGTAG
- a CDS encoding thioredoxin family protein, which yields MATVALTLDTFEKTILEGGTVFVDFWAGWCGPCLQFAPNYEAAAEANPDLTFAKVDTEDQQQLAAAMNITSIPTIMAFKDGIGVFAQAGALPRPMLDELISQVKALDMEQVRADLAKQEAEEASA from the coding sequence ATGGCTACCGTGGCGCTCACCCTTGACACCTTCGAGAAGACGATCCTCGAAGGCGGCACCGTCTTCGTCGACTTCTGGGCCGGATGGTGCGGTCCGTGCCTGCAGTTCGCACCGAACTACGAGGCCGCCGCAGAGGCGAACCCCGACCTCACGTTCGCCAAGGTCGACACCGAAGACCAGCAGCAGCTCGCCGCAGCCATGAACATCACGTCGATCCCGACGATCATGGCCTTCAAGGACGGCATCGGCGTCTTCGCACAGGCCGGCGCACTGCCCCGGCCGATGCTCGACGAGCTCATCTCCCAGGTGAAGGCGCTCGACATGGAGCAGGTTCGCGCGGACCTCGCCAAGCAGGAGGCCGAGGAGGCCTCGGCCTGA
- a CDS encoding LLM class flavin-dependent oxidoreductase gives MRFGVIILPQYEWPEAVHYWRGAEELGFDHAWTYDHLSWRGLAGERWHATVPTLTAAAMVTERIGLGTFVASPNFRHPVPFAKEVATLDQISGGRLLLGVGSGGTGFDAFVLGQSEYTPRQRLERFVEFAEALDVLLRFEEPESGGISFEGEWFTASGARMVGEPAQRPRMPLHLAAEGPKSLDLVARVGDGWVTTGTTIDDTDAWWQRLAELSARLDDACARQDRDPASLDRILSLDSEPRYSLASAAAFEDAVGRAAELGFTDVVAHWPREHGLYAGDESVLDEVAELMPRLR, from the coding sequence ATGCGATTCGGCGTGATCATCCTCCCGCAGTACGAATGGCCCGAGGCGGTGCACTACTGGCGCGGTGCCGAGGAACTCGGGTTCGATCACGCCTGGACCTACGACCACCTCTCGTGGCGGGGTCTCGCGGGGGAGCGCTGGCACGCCACGGTGCCCACCCTCACGGCGGCCGCGATGGTCACCGAGCGCATCGGGCTCGGCACCTTCGTCGCGAGCCCGAACTTCCGGCATCCGGTGCCGTTCGCGAAGGAGGTCGCGACGCTCGACCAGATCTCGGGGGGCCGCCTGCTGCTCGGGGTCGGCTCGGGCGGCACGGGGTTCGACGCGTTCGTGCTCGGTCAGTCCGAGTACACGCCGCGGCAGCGCCTCGAGCGGTTCGTCGAGTTCGCCGAGGCGCTCGACGTGCTCCTGCGCTTCGAGGAGCCGGAGTCGGGCGGCATCTCGTTCGAGGGCGAGTGGTTCACGGCTTCCGGCGCCCGCATGGTCGGCGAGCCGGCGCAGCGTCCGCGCATGCCGCTGCACCTCGCGGCGGAGGGGCCGAAGAGCCTCGATCTCGTGGCGCGGGTCGGCGACGGCTGGGTGACGACGGGCACCACCATCGACGACACCGACGCCTGGTGGCAGCGTCTTGCCGAGTTGAGCGCACGGCTCGACGACGCCTGCGCGCGACAGGACCGCGATCCGGCGAGCCTCGACCGCATCCTCTCGCTCGACTCGGAGCCGCGGTACAGCCTCGCGAGCGCCGCGGCCTTCGAAGACGCCGTCGGGCGTGCCGCCGAACTCGGGTTCACCGACGTCGTCGCGCACTGGCCGCGCGAGCACGGGCTCTACGCGGGCGACGAGTCCGTGCTCGACGAGGTCGCCGAGCTCATGCCGCGCCTGCGCTGA
- a CDS encoding trans-sulfuration enzyme family protein has product MTRADWTELADTTQAVHAGNAVDGGSGAIRTPIVMANSYALPDDPSTMSWSGTESPLYTRNSGANQIGLQQKLALLEHGEDSVVLASGVAALHAVFFTFLKTGDHVIVSDVSYEATYRLFTELFPEKYDIEADFVDTSDLDAVRAALRPNTRLVHIEAIANPTTKVTDVAGVASIAHEAGALLSVDSTFTPPPFFRPLDHGADLSVHSLTKYINGHGDAMGGAVTGRRELIAQLKADAMVDVGGVISPFNAWLIMRGSVTLPLRLRQTFPTALRVAEALDADPRIAFVAYPGLAGHPQHDLATTQFGGAYGGVMSFAVDGGPEVQNAFVDALRIVTSAVSLGHDESLIVHVGTTGPRVAFYPDGFKTFGHLRFSIGLEDADDLIADLRQALDVAVGPLGG; this is encoded by the coding sequence ATGACACGCGCCGACTGGACCGAACTCGCCGACACGACCCAGGCGGTGCACGCCGGCAACGCCGTCGACGGCGGGTCGGGGGCGATCCGCACGCCGATCGTGATGGCGAACTCCTACGCGCTGCCCGACGATCCGTCGACGATGAGCTGGTCGGGCACCGAGAGCCCGCTCTACACGCGCAACTCTGGGGCGAACCAGATCGGGCTGCAGCAGAAACTCGCACTGCTCGAGCACGGCGAGGACTCGGTCGTGCTCGCCAGCGGCGTCGCGGCGCTGCACGCGGTCTTCTTCACGTTCCTGAAGACGGGCGACCACGTCATCGTCTCGGATGTCTCGTACGAGGCGACCTATCGGCTCTTCACCGAGCTCTTCCCCGAGAAGTACGACATCGAGGCCGATTTCGTCGACACGAGCGACCTCGACGCGGTGCGTGCGGCGCTCCGCCCGAACACGCGTCTCGTGCACATCGAGGCCATCGCGAACCCCACGACGAAGGTGACGGATGTCGCGGGCGTCGCCTCGATCGCACATGAGGCCGGCGCCCTGCTCAGCGTCGACTCGACGTTCACGCCGCCGCCATTCTTCCGCCCGCTCGATCATGGCGCCGACCTCTCGGTGCACTCGCTCACGAAGTACATCAATGGCCACGGCGACGCCATGGGCGGGGCCGTCACGGGCCGGCGCGAGCTCATCGCGCAGCTGAAGGCCGACGCCATGGTCGATGTGGGCGGCGTCATCAGCCCGTTCAACGCGTGGCTCATCATGCGCGGCTCGGTGACGCTGCCGCTGCGCCTCCGCCAGACCTTCCCGACCGCGCTGCGCGTCGCCGAGGCGCTCGACGCCGACCCGCGCATCGCGTTCGTCGCGTACCCGGGGCTCGCGGGGCACCCGCAGCACGACCTGGCGACGACGCAATTCGGCGGCGCCTACGGCGGCGTGATGTCGTTCGCCGTCGACGGTGGACCCGAGGTGCAGAACGCCTTCGTCGACGCCCTGCGCATCGTGACCTCGGCGGTCTCGCTCGGGCACGACGAGTCGCTCATCGTGCACGTCGGCACGACCGGGCCGCGCGTGGCGTTCTATCCCGACGGATTCAAGACCTTCGGACACCTGCGCTTCTCGATCGGACTCGAGGACGCCGACGACCTGATCGCCGATCTGCGGCAGGCGCTCGATGTCGCGGTCGGCCCGCTCGGCGGCTGA
- a CDS encoding EamA family transporter: MRGSKGFIGIVLGLAAGLAFGAGGVVVKPLLESGWSPGAAVFARIGVAAIALIVPGLIALKFDLRPLWHARWTVLAYALIAVVGTQVAFYASIALIPVSTTLLIEYLAPVALVLVAWARQRRAPQLVVIAGSVLAIAGLYLVIGPGGGGLDVVGLLLAGVAMVGVCVYYVLGERADASVPPIALAASGFVVGAIVLGSLGIVGVVPFSAEFVEVQYFGTVAPWWVPVLTVGLVSTAFAYVAGISAIRMLGTRLSSFLGLSEVIFAAIVAWFVLGEAIGPLQAAGGLLILGGIVLVRFERPRDAAAVALDIDLVPVAVDARE; encoded by the coding sequence ATGCGCGGTTCGAAGGGCTTCATCGGCATCGTGCTCGGCCTCGCCGCAGGCCTCGCGTTCGGCGCCGGCGGCGTGGTCGTCAAGCCGCTCCTCGAGTCGGGCTGGTCGCCGGGCGCCGCGGTCTTCGCCCGCATCGGCGTCGCCGCGATCGCGCTGATCGTGCCCGGCCTCATCGCCCTGAAGTTCGACCTGCGACCGCTCTGGCACGCCCGGTGGACGGTGCTCGCGTACGCCCTCATCGCCGTCGTCGGCACCCAGGTCGCCTTCTACGCCTCGATCGCGCTCATCCCCGTCAGCACGACGCTGCTCATCGAGTACCTCGCACCCGTCGCACTCGTGCTCGTGGCCTGGGCGCGCCAGCGCCGGGCGCCGCAGCTCGTCGTCATCGCGGGCTCGGTGCTCGCGATCGCGGGCCTGTACCTCGTGATCGGCCCGGGCGGCGGCGGGCTCGACGTCGTCGGCCTGCTGCTGGCGGGCGTCGCGATGGTCGGCGTCTGCGTCTACTACGTGCTCGGCGAGCGGGCGGATGCCTCGGTGCCCCCGATCGCCCTCGCCGCGAGCGGCTTCGTGGTGGGCGCGATCGTGCTCGGCAGCCTGGGCATCGTCGGCGTCGTGCCGTTCTCGGCGGAGTTCGTCGAGGTGCAGTACTTCGGCACGGTCGCGCCGTGGTGGGTGCCGGTGCTGACGGTCGGCCTCGTGTCGACGGCGTTCGCCTACGTCGCGGGCATCAGCGCGATCCGCATGCTCGGCACGCGCCTGTCGTCGTTCCTCGGGCTCTCCGAGGTGATCTTCGCGGCGATCGTCGCGTGGTTCGTGCTCGGCGAGGCGATCGGCCCGCTGCAGGCGGCTGGCGGCCTGCTGATCCTCGGCGGCATCGTGCTCGTGCGGTTCGAACGGCCGAGGGATGCTGCAGCGGTCGCCCTCGACATCGACCTCGTCCCGGTGGCCGTCGACGCCCGCGAGTAG
- a CDS encoding CGNR zinc finger domain-containing protein, translating to MIFTDDTIAALGFVAALADTVPEASESGADELSTPEQLGAILDAWWYSGRRDGTAAEVAEVAAARDRLRALWRLDRDDAVTEVNAILDEANALPRLVRHDDLDWHVHATSQDAPLASRILVEAAMAFVDVIRADGMDRLRMCQADDCTGIYADLSKNASRRYCSTRCGNRMAARAHRARAE from the coding sequence ATGATCTTCACCGATGACACGATCGCGGCACTCGGCTTCGTCGCCGCGCTGGCCGACACCGTGCCCGAGGCATCCGAATCGGGCGCCGACGAGCTCTCCACACCCGAGCAGCTCGGCGCGATCCTCGACGCCTGGTGGTACTCCGGCCGGCGCGACGGCACCGCAGCGGAGGTCGCCGAGGTCGCAGCCGCGCGCGACCGGTTGCGCGCGCTCTGGCGTCTCGACCGCGACGACGCCGTGACCGAGGTGAACGCGATCCTCGACGAGGCGAACGCCCTGCCCCGGCTCGTGCGGCACGACGACCTCGACTGGCACGTGCACGCGACCAGTCAGGACGCCCCGCTCGCCTCGCGCATCCTCGTCGAGGCGGCCATGGCGTTCGTCGACGTCATCCGCGCCGACGGCATGGATCGCCTGCGCATGTGCCAGGCCGACGACTGCACCGGCATCTACGCCGACCTGTCGAAGAACGCCTCCCGCCGCTATTGCAGCACGCGATGCGGCAACCGCATGGCCGCCCGGGCGCACCGCGCACGCGCCGAGTAG
- the rpsO gene encoding 30S ribosomal protein S15, with protein sequence MALEADVKKAIIEEYATHPGDTGSPEVQIALLTKRIKDLTEHLKEHKHDHHSRRGLLLLVGQRRRLLGYLADVDINRYRKLIERLGLRR encoded by the coding sequence ATGGCACTTGAAGCTGATGTCAAGAAGGCGATCATCGAAGAGTACGCGACGCACCCCGGTGACACTGGATCCCCCGAGGTCCAGATCGCGCTCCTCACGAAGCGAATCAAGGACCTCACCGAGCACCTGAAGGAGCACAAGCACGACCACCACTCGCGTCGTGGCCTGCTGCTCCTCGTCGGTCAGCGTCGTCGTCTGCTCGGCTACCTCGCCGATGTGGACATCAACCGCTACCGCAAGCTCATCGAGCGTCTCGGCCTGCGCCGCTAA
- a CDS encoding NAD(P)-dependent alcohol dehydrogenase, producing the protein MRAIVLDRYGPPERVMRLAELADPVPGAGEVVVRIAAVSLNSWDVDLATGATLVRLEAPLRPKRRVIGSDVSGTVVAVGGGVTRHRVGDAVFGELSAAGWGGFAERVVARDEAFVARPTGLDDLTAAALPQAASMAWQALGGADAVVPNGSLHGRRVLIVGAGGGVGTFAIQLAKRGGAHVTAVERAMWKLDALAELGADVVVSGVGDGTEPRHAFDLVLDVVGALPPSQSGEMLAEGGRAVYIGGSPRRIAQVLVASARAGRRSEADAEAARHVGLLAAVPNRDLPGIAALAAAGELRALIDGPHPLDQVPQQLARLQSGAVLGKSVIEVG; encoded by the coding sequence ATGCGTGCGATCGTGCTCGACCGCTACGGCCCGCCCGAGCGGGTCATGCGCCTCGCCGAGCTCGCGGATCCGGTGCCGGGAGCCGGCGAGGTCGTCGTGCGGATCGCAGCTGTCTCACTCAACTCATGGGACGTCGACCTCGCGACCGGGGCGACGCTCGTGCGCCTCGAGGCGCCGCTTCGCCCCAAGCGTCGGGTGATCGGCTCGGATGTCTCGGGCACCGTCGTCGCCGTCGGCGGAGGCGTGACCCGGCACCGTGTCGGCGATGCCGTCTTCGGAGAGCTCTCGGCCGCGGGCTGGGGCGGGTTCGCCGAGCGCGTCGTCGCGCGCGATGAGGCATTCGTGGCGAGACCGACCGGGCTCGACGACCTCACCGCCGCCGCGCTGCCGCAGGCTGCGAGCATGGCGTGGCAGGCGCTCGGCGGGGCAGACGCGGTGGTGCCGAACGGTTCGCTGCACGGCAGGCGCGTGCTCATCGTCGGCGCGGGCGGGGGAGTGGGCACCTTCGCGATCCAGCTCGCGAAGCGCGGTGGCGCCCATGTGACCGCGGTGGAGCGGGCGATGTGGAAGCTCGACGCGCTCGCCGAGCTCGGCGCCGACGTGGTGGTCTCGGGCGTCGGCGACGGCACCGAACCGCGCCACGCCTTCGACCTCGTGCTCGACGTGGTCGGCGCGCTGCCGCCGTCGCAGTCGGGCGAGATGCTCGCCGAGGGCGGCCGCGCCGTGTACATCGGCGGCAGTCCCCGCCGCATCGCTCAGGTGCTCGTCGCGAGTGCCCGCGCCGGTCGCCGGTCCGAGGCGGACGCGGAGGCCGCCCGGCACGTCGGCCTGCTCGCTGCCGTGCCCAATCGCGACCTGCCCGGGATCGCCGCGCTCGCCGCAGCCGGTGAGCTGCGGGCGCTCATCGACGGCCCCCATCCGCTCGATCAGGTGCCGCAGCAGCTCGCGCGCCTGCAGTCGGGCGCGGTGCTCGGCAAGTCGGTCATCGAGGTCGGCTGA
- a CDS encoding DUF488 domain-containing protein — MGFVIKRVYDQAEASDGFRVLVDRLWPRGVSKERAELDLWDKDVAPSPELRTEWHHDRERFDEFADRYRGELDANDAARALVALGDEHDRVTLLFGARDEQVNHAAVLLEWLGEHGASVDG, encoded by the coding sequence ATGGGGTTCGTCATCAAGCGCGTCTACGACCAAGCCGAGGCATCCGACGGCTTTCGTGTGCTCGTCGACCGGCTCTGGCCGCGCGGAGTGAGCAAGGAGCGCGCCGAGCTCGATCTGTGGGACAAGGACGTGGCGCCCTCCCCCGAGCTCCGCACCGAGTGGCACCACGACCGCGAGCGGTTCGACGAATTCGCCGATCGATACCGCGGCGAACTCGACGCGAACGACGCCGCGCGGGCGCTCGTCGCGCTCGGCGACGAGCACGATCGGGTCACGCTGCTGTTCGGCGCGCGCGACGAGCAGGTCAACCACGCGGCGGTGCTGCTCGAGTGGCTCGGCGAGCACGGGGCATCCGTCGACGGCTGA
- a CDS encoding CHRD domain-containing protein encodes MITITRTRTIALGLTAIAALAFAGAGAAQAAPPGTPAIPLNNEQEAQTTGATGGARGFFAYEISDGEFCYTLEVEGLTAGATAAHVHVGPRNVAGPVVIPIPVPNSTSFEVSACAVPAPAPALLDAIEANPKAYYINVHTPTFMGGETRGQLK; translated from the coding sequence ATGATCACGATCACTCGAACACGCACCATCGCACTCGGCCTCACGGCCATCGCCGCCCTCGCATTCGCGGGTGCGGGAGCAGCTCAGGCGGCACCGCCCGGCACTCCGGCGATCCCGCTCAACAACGAGCAGGAAGCGCAGACGACCGGCGCCACCGGCGGCGCACGCGGATTCTTCGCCTACGAGATCAGCGACGGCGAGTTCTGCTACACGCTCGAGGTGGAGGGCCTCACCGCCGGCGCCACCGCGGCGCACGTGCACGTCGGCCCGCGCAACGTCGCCGGCCCCGTCGTCATCCCGATCCCGGTGCCGAACTCGACGAGCTTCGAGGTCTCGGCCTGCGCCGTCCCCGCGCCCGCCCCGGCACTGCTCGACGCGATCGAGGCGAACCCGAAGGCCTACTACATCAACGTGCACACGCCGACATTCATGGGCGGCGAGACGCGCGGCCAGTTGAAGTAG
- a CDS encoding CPBP family intramembrane glutamic endopeptidase produces the protein MPSTNTAETVEPPELRTHPIALVPAVLVCGAAVLLFGFMVPIAGYAMLAVGLLAAWLCDRSGRTERLLADLALIAIGQVIISTVSLKADLSDEGMVRFAVVLGLAVLVPYVISRFVYREHVIRFPWRTGRRWNRTQWLYLIFVTLAGWLILPFYFISSGAYQNWPTVTEPDEIARLFVGVGAVGTWDELFFVCTVFVLLRRHFPSWQANLLQTIVFVSFLWELGYQSWGPLLTIPFALIQGYTFKLTKSLGYVFTVHMLFDAVVFAVIVYAHNGWPAIFLLAP, from the coding sequence ATGCCGAGCACGAACACCGCCGAGACCGTCGAACCGCCCGAGCTGCGGACGCATCCGATCGCCCTCGTGCCCGCCGTCCTCGTGTGCGGTGCCGCCGTGCTGCTGTTCGGATTCATGGTGCCGATCGCCGGGTACGCGATGCTCGCCGTCGGCCTCCTGGCCGCGTGGCTCTGCGACCGGTCGGGCCGCACCGAGCGGCTGCTCGCCGACCTCGCGCTCATCGCCATCGGGCAGGTCATCATCTCGACGGTGTCGCTGAAGGCCGACCTCAGCGACGAGGGCATGGTGCGCTTCGCGGTCGTGCTCGGGCTCGCGGTGCTCGTGCCGTACGTCATCTCGCGATTCGTGTACCGCGAGCACGTCATCCGCTTCCCGTGGCGCACGGGCCGGCGCTGGAATCGCACGCAGTGGCTCTACCTGATCTTCGTGACGCTCGCGGGCTGGCTGATCCTGCCGTTCTACTTCATCAGCTCTGGCGCGTACCAGAACTGGCCGACGGTGACCGAGCCCGACGAGATCGCGCGCCTGTTCGTCGGCGTCGGCGCCGTCGGCACGTGGGACGAGCTGTTCTTCGTCTGCACCGTCTTCGTGCTGCTGCGCCGGCACTTCCCGTCGTGGCAGGCGAACCTGCTGCAGACGATCGTGTTCGTCTCGTTCCTGTGGGAGCTCGGCTACCAGTCGTGGGGTCCGCTGCTCACGATCCCGTTCGCGCTCATCCAGGGGTACACGTTCAAGCTCACCAAGTCGCTCGGCTACGTGTTCACGGTGCACATGCTCTTCGACGCGGTGGTGTTCGCGGTCATCGTGTACGCGCACAACGGATGGCCGGCGATCTTCCTGCTGGCGCCGTAA
- a CDS encoding M4 family metallopeptidase, with product MQQIVPPYLLDRIAHAAGPRFPIAAEAARRALLREPPARLGVEPLPELPTVLPDAPSAPDRRISDAEGREKLPGRLVRREGERATGDEAVDDAYDGLGDTHRLFDRVFGRDSIDGAGMPLEATVHFGDNYDNAFWDGERMVFGDGDGEVFSGFTDSLSVIGHELAHGVTEHTAKLRYQGQSGALNEHVSDAFGALVEQYALGQDAGAASWLIGEGIFTDEVQGRALRSMLEPGTAYDDDVLGRDPQPAHMRDYIETDDDNGGVHLNSGIPNRAFALAATELGGFAWEHVGRIWYDVLTSGRLSPDEDFAGFAAETVRAARERFGRESREERAVMHGWAAVGIEVPPE from the coding sequence ATGCAGCAGATCGTGCCTCCCTACCTGCTCGACCGCATCGCCCACGCGGCCGGCCCGCGGTTCCCCATCGCGGCCGAGGCGGCGCGGCGCGCACTGCTGCGCGAGCCTCCGGCACGTCTCGGCGTCGAGCCGCTGCCCGAGCTGCCGACCGTGCTGCCCGACGCGCCGTCGGCGCCCGACCGCCGCATCTCCGACGCCGAGGGCCGGGAGAAGCTGCCGGGCCGCCTCGTACGCCGAGAGGGCGAGCGCGCCACGGGCGACGAAGCCGTCGACGACGCATACGACGGCCTCGGCGACACGCATCGCCTGTTCGACCGGGTCTTCGGCCGCGACTCGATCGACGGCGCCGGCATGCCCCTCGAGGCGACCGTGCACTTCGGCGACAACTACGACAACGCCTTCTGGGACGGCGAGCGCATGGTGTTCGGCGACGGCGACGGCGAGGTCTTCAGCGGCTTCACCGACTCGCTGAGCGTCATCGGCCACGAGCTGGCACACGGGGTCACCGAACACACGGCGAAGCTGCGCTACCAGGGGCAGTCCGGGGCACTCAACGAGCATGTCTCAGATGCCTTCGGCGCGCTCGTCGAGCAGTACGCGCTCGGCCAGGACGCCGGGGCGGCGAGCTGGCTCATCGGCGAGGGCATCTTCACCGACGAGGTGCAGGGCCGGGCGCTGCGCTCGATGCTCGAGCCGGGCACGGCCTACGACGACGACGTGCTCGGCCGCGACCCGCAGCCCGCGCACATGCGCGACTACATCGAGACCGACGACGACAACGGCGGCGTGCACCTGAACTCCGGCATCCCGAACCGGGCGTTCGCACTCGCCGCGACGGAGTTGGGCGGCTTCGCGTGGGAGCACGTGGGGCGCATCTGGTACGACGTGCTCACCTCGGGGCGACTGTCGCCCGACGAGGACTTCGCGGGCTTCGCCGCCGAGACCGTGCGAGCGGCGCGAGAGCGCTTCGGGCGCGAGAGCCGTGAGGAGCGCGCCGTCATGCACGGCTGGGCTGCGGTCGGCATCGAGGTGCCTCCGGAGTAG
- a CDS encoding protealysin inhibitor emfourin has product MDVIVSRSGGLAGTRLTWEVRVDEQPDPDEWYILIDEIPWGEPPPLPPEPDRFVYRIRCEPHEATLAERQLTGPWRQLVDRVQETTDPQRLGATESRPPRPTR; this is encoded by the coding sequence ATGGACGTCATCGTGTCCCGGAGCGGTGGCCTCGCCGGCACCAGGCTCACCTGGGAGGTTCGCGTCGACGAGCAGCCCGATCCCGACGAGTGGTACATCCTCATCGACGAGATCCCGTGGGGCGAGCCGCCACCGCTGCCGCCCGAGCCCGACCGCTTCGTCTACCGCATCCGCTGCGAGCCGCACGAGGCGACGCTCGCCGAGCGCCAGCTCACGGGGCCGTGGCGTCAGCTCGTCGATCGGGTGCAGGAGACGACGGACCCGCAGCGGCTCGGCGCGACAGAGTCGCGGCCACCACGCCCCACGCGATGA